A single window of Oreochromis aureus strain Israel breed Guangdong linkage group 7, ZZ_aureus, whole genome shotgun sequence DNA harbors:
- the LOC120441008 gene encoding dispanin subfamily A member 2b-like: protein MENFHNTSHLVSSDQIIFSEYFTDLSEERDDELQTELRPVTAMKPPAYVPMQVRAYDGPSGQPGGSVLVQHTTVNVITEPPKDHFIWSLLCFLYSHPWCCLGLAALIYSIKARDRKVAGDLEGARRHGLTARGLNIAATFLFAIGFVIVIIRVL from the exons atggaaaacttccacaacacatCTCAtctggtctcatctgaccagattATATTCTCAGAGTATTTCACAGATTTGTCTGAGGAGAGGGACGATGAACTTCAAA CTGAGCTCAGACCAGTGACAGCAATGAAACCTCCAGCTTACGTTCCAATGCAGGTGAGGGCCTATGATGGGCCCTCTGGACAGCCTGGAGGATCTGTATTGGTTCAGCACACCACTGTGAACGTCATCACTGAGCCTCCAAAGGACCATTTTATCTGGTCCCTCCTCTGCTTTCTCTACTCACACCCTTGGTGTTGTCTTGGACTTGCAGCTCTCATTTATTCTATcaag GCCAGAGACCGGAAGGTGGCCGGAGATCTGGAGGGTGCACGACGTCATGGGCTCACTGCCCGTGGGCTTAACATTGCCGCCACATTCCTGTTTGCCATTGGATTTGTGATTGTAATTATTAGAGTTCTGTGA
- the LOC120441007 gene encoding dispanin subfamily A member 2b-like has product MTDMFRDTGTEDRVVFVESEERDDELQTELRPVTAMKPPAYVPMQVRAYDGPSGQPGGSVLVQHTTVNVITEPPKDHFIWSLLCFLYSYPWCCLGLAALIYSIKARDRKVAGDLEGARRHGLTARGLNIAATFVFAIGFVIVIITISSVTANLSA; this is encoded by the exons ATGACTGACATGTTTCGTGATACTGGAACTGAAGATAGGGTTGTTTTTGTAGAGTCTGAGGAGAGGGACGATGAACTTCAAA CTGAGCTCAGACCAGTGACAGCAATGAAACCTCCAGCTTACGTTCCAATGCAGGTGAGGGCCTATGATGGGCCCTCTGGACAGCCTGGAGGATCTGTATTGGTTCAGCACACCACTGTGAACGTCATCACTGAGCCTCCAAAGGACCATTTTATCTGGTCCCTCCTCTGCTTTCTCTACTCATACCCTTGGTGTTGTCTTGGACTTGCAGCTCTCATTTATTCTATcaag GCCAGAGACCGGAAGGTGGCCGGAGATCTGGAGGGTGCACGACGTCATGGGCTCACTGCCCGTGGGCTTAACATTGCCGCCACATTCGTGTTTGCCATTGGATTTGTGATTGTAATTATTACAATCAGTTCTGTGACTGCAAATCTATCTGCTTAG
- the LOC120440921 gene encoding interferon-induced transmembrane protein 1-like, translating to MTDMFRDTGTEDRVVLVESEERDDELQTELRPVTAMNPPAYVPVQVRTYDGPSGQPGGSVLVQHTTVNVITEPPKDHFIWSLLCFAYLNPCCLGLAALIYSIKARDQKVAGDLEGARHYGATARQLNITSTVLVALGLLIFIIMIIVVFARISR from the exons ATGACTGACATGTTTCGTGATACTGGAACTGAAGATAGGGTTGTTTTAGTAGAGTCTGAGGAGAGGGACGATGAACTTCAAA CTGAGCTCAGACCAGTGACAGCAATGAATCCTCCAGCTTATGTTCCAGTGCAGGTGAGGACCTATGATGGGCCCTCTGGACAGCCTGGAGGATCTGTATTGGTTCAGCACACCACTGTGAACGTCATCACTGAGCCTCCGAAGGACCATTTTATCTGGTCCCTCCTCTGCTTTGCCTACTTAAACCCTTGTTGTCTTGGACTTGCAGCTCTCATTTATTCTATCAAG gCCAGAGACCAGAAGGTGGCTGGAGATTTGGAGGGTGCACGGCATTATGGGGCCACTGCTCGCCAGCTTAACATCACCTCCACAGTCCTGGTTGCCCTTGGACTCCTGATATTCATTATTATGATCATTGTTGTTTTTGCACGGATATCTCGTTAA